A genomic stretch from Microplitis mediator isolate UGA2020A chromosome 10, iyMicMedi2.1, whole genome shotgun sequence includes:
- the LOC130675886 gene encoding spidroin-1-like, translating into MKTFIVFACLAVATARAGIAHGGYHGQGYGGHGYGGHGGYGGGYGFAGHGGAGLSGGLAAGAGTAASLQGGASSLGSGGLGASYAAGAAAAAGAAGVQQIVSGGVTGGRSDIGPAEGPKANVGPQSGPSDLVGPQEGAKSVGGPRTGPASLVGPAAGPSTLVGPSQGTATLVGPSQATASLVGPSYGGVAFYAGAGGINGDDGSSGSAAAAAPGAGFGGGFGGFGGPGAIAVIGGGPGIHGAIGGHDAGVAVINGPSGAIHAGLGSHGAIIPAPIHGHGKWA; encoded by the exons ATGAAGACCTTT ATTGTATTCGCCTGTTTGGCTGTGGCAACTGCCCGCGCCGGAATTGCCCACGGAGGTTACCACGGTCAAGGTTACGGTGGTCACGGATACGGTGGACACGGCGGATACGGTGGTGGATACGGATTCGCAGGACACGGTGGAGCCGGTCTTAGCGGAGGTCTTGCCGCTGGTGCTGGAACCGCAGCCTCCCTTCAAGGAGGAGCATCCAGCTTGGGATCTGGTGGTCTTGGTGCCAGCTACGCAGCTGGTGCTGCTGCCGCTGCTGGTGCCGCAGGAGTCCAACAAATCGTATCTGGTGGAGTAACTGGAGGCAGGTCTGACATTGGACCCGCAGAAGGACCAAAAGCCAACGTTGGACCCCAAAGCGGCCCATCTGACCTCGTAGGACCCCAAGAAGGAGCTAAATCCGTAGGAGGACCACGTACTGGACCCGCCAGTCTTGTTGGACCCGCTGCTGGACCATCCACCCTTGTTGGACCATCCCAAGGAACTGCCACCCTTGTAGGACCATCCCAAGCTACTGCTTCCCTTGTTGGACCAAGCTACGGAGGTGTTGCATTCTACGCTGGTGCCGGTGGAATCAACGGTGACGACGGTAGCTCTGGctctgctgctgctgctgctccCGGTGCTGGATTCGGAGGTGGATTCGGAG GTTTCGGAGGTCCAGGTGCCATTGCCGTGATCGGTGGTGGTCCAGGAATCCACGGTGCCATCGGTGGACACGATGCCGGAGTTGCTGTGATCAACGGACCATCTGGAGCCATCCACGCTGGTCTTGGCTCCCACGGAGCTATCATCCCCGCCCCAATCCACGGCCACGGCAAGTGGGCTTAA